In Ruegeria sp. YS9, the genomic window CGCGGCACTCTGATGAGTGATATATTGCGTGCCACCCGAACCGTGCAGGGATTTCACGATGCTGCCCGGATTGTGCTGGTTGAGGCCTCGCCTGCCCTGAAGCAGGTGCAGGCGGACACCCTGAAGGGTTACACACCGAACTGGGCCGACAGCGTCGCAGAGTTGCCGGACCAGCCCCTGCTGCTGGTGGCGAACGAGTTCTTCGACGCGCTGCCTGTCCGGCAGTTCCTGCGCGACGGTGACGGCTGGAGCGAACGCCTGGTCGGCGAACGCGACGGCGAATTGCTGTTTGGGCGGGGGCCCAACGGGCCGCAAGTGGCGCTGGCTGACAGGCTTTCGGACACCAAGGATGGTGATCTGGTCGAGCTGTGCGCGGCAGCGATCCCCATTCTGACCGTGATTGCCGGTCGGATCGCCAGCCACGGAGGCGCCGCGCTGATCATCGATTATGGCGACTGGCATTCCTTGGGCGATACGCTGCAAGCCCTGCAAAACCACGAGCCCGCCGATCCGCTGGCGTCACCCGGCCAGGCCGACCTGACGGCACATGTGGATTTTGAGCCTCTGGCCGTTGCGACCCGCGCCTGTGGAGCCAGGCATACACGCCTGACTCCGCAGGGCGTGTTTCTGGAACGGCTCGGCATAACCGCCCGGGCACAGGCTTTGTCCCGGACGCTGAGCGGTTCCGAGCTGGACGCCCTGATTGCAG contains:
- a CDS encoding class I SAM-dependent methyltransferase, producing the protein MSLTDHLIARIRQDGPMSVADYMAECLLHPTLGYYTTRDPLGAAGDFTTAPEISQMFGELIGLCLAQCWMDQGRPAPFTLCELGPGRGTLMSDILRATRTVQGFHDAARIVLVEASPALKQVQADTLKGYTPNWADSVAELPDQPLLLVANEFFDALPVRQFLRDGDGWSERLVGERDGELLFGRGPNGPQVALADRLSDTKDGDLVELCAAAIPILTVIAGRIASHGGAALIIDYGDWHSLGDTLQALQNHEPADPLASPGQADLTAHVDFEPLAVATRACGARHTRLTPQGVFLERLGITARAQALSRTLSGSELDALIAAHRRLTHPDEMGNLFKVMGLYPAYAAPPPGLEP